In Phycisphaerae bacterium, the DNA window AATAGGCAATAGGCAATAGGCAATAGGCAACAGGCAACAGGAAAGAGTGAGCGGAGTTGCGTTGAAGAGGCCATGAACGGCCCGTAGAATCCTCGAAACCCGCCCTGGTGCATGATGGAGTGCGGGCGAGGAACGACGGAGTTGTTCGGAATCGCGGCGCCGCAGGTGAGAACGGGATGCAGGCTCAACCGGTTCGAGATTACTTCCAGAACATCTGGCAAACGGTGTACACGATCTTCGTGGGGCTGCGGATTACGCTGCGTTACTGCTTCGCGAAGACGGTGACGCTTCAGTATCCGGATCGGGCGCCGGCGCTGGCCCCCCGCTTCCGGGGCATCCATTTTTTCGAGATTGAGAAGTGCATCGCCTGCGACCTCTGCGCCAAGGCGTGCCCGGTGGATTGCATCTACATCGAGAAGACCGGTCCGCGGAAGATCAACAAGGAGACGGGGATTGCCGCGGGCGGGGCCATGACGCGGTATGCCATCGATTACGCCAAGTGCATGTTCTGCGCCCTGTGCGTGGACCCGTGCCCGACGGAGTGCATCCACATGGGCAACCTGCACGATCTTTCAGGCTACAACCGGGAAAGCATGATCGTGGAGTTCACCGAGCTGGCCAAGGAAGGTCTGCAAACGCCGCAGCCGCTGTGGATGCGGAAGGACAACCTTCCCGATTGGGCTCGCGAGCGGAAGCAGCAGTGGGAGCAGTTCGCCTTCTCCAAGGACAAGCTGGCGGGCGAGAACGAGCGGCGCAAGCAGGCCATGCTCGAAGCGATGGACCCGGAGGTCATGGGGGAGAAGAAGAAGTAAGAGAGGCGACAGAGAAGGCAATAGGCAATAGGCAGTAGGCAGTAGGGAAGATGGGATAATAAAGCGTCCATTCGGTTCCCGCGTTGAAAGCAACGAAGGCACCGGTTCCGGGCAACGATGGTTGGAATGGCAACGATGAACGACGTGATTTTGGCATCGATGGAGGCAATCGGGGCGGCGCTACCGGGGCCGTCGCCGGTCATGAACTATGGAACGAATGTCGAATTGCTGATCGGCATCGTGCTGTTCACGCTGGCCGGATTCGGCATCGCCTTCGGTGGTCTGATGGTGGGCAAGTTCGTCCGCCCCAAGCGGTTCCACCCGGAAAAGGCGACGCCCTACGAATGTGGCGAGCCGGCGGTGGGCGACAGCTGGGTGCAATTCGACCTCCGGTTCTACACCGTGGCCCTGATTTTCATCGTGTTCGACGTGGAAGTGGCGCTGCTCTGGCCCTGGGCGGTGGTTTACCGTGAGATGGGCGGACCGGCGTTCTGGGCGTTTTTCGTGTTCTTCCTGCTGATTGCCATCCCATTCCTGTACGAATGGAAGTCGGGGTATCTCGATTGGGTGCGGGCGAGCACGGGACAGGCGCGGCGAACGCCTCTGGCCGGGAGAACGACGAAGGCGAGCACGGAGTAGCATCCAGCCAACGGCGCCGCGTATGCCGCGCCTGGCACAGGATTTCAGGTGAATTTGAATGAGCTGGATTGAAAATCGATTCGAGGAAGGCGTGATCGTCACGTCGATCGACTGGGCCATCAATTGGGGGCGCAGCAACAGCATCTGGCCGATGACTTTCGGCTTGGCTTGCTGCGCCATCGAGATGATGGCTGTGGGTGCGTCGCGGTTTGATCTCGACCGTTTCGGCGCCGGTGCATTCCGGGCAACGCCGCGGCAGTCGGACCTGATGATCGTGGCCGGGACAGTGACGTACAAGATGGCGAGCCGCCTGAAGCGGCTCTACAACCAGATGCCCGATCCGAAGTACGTCATGGCCATGGGCGCGTGCACGGTGGGCGGCGGGCCGTACTTCAAGCACGGGTACCACGTCGTGAAGGGTGTCGACCTCGTGGTCCCGGTGGACATTTATGTTCCGGGCTGCCCGCCACGGCCGGAGGCGCTTATCGAAGGGCTCATGCGTCTTCAGGACAAGATTCGCCACCAGACGCGGGCCAAGACGGACACGCGGCGGCTACGGGAAGCGGAAGCGGTGCTGGCGTAGGCCTTTCTGAACGGGGCGGTACATTCTCCTGGGACAAGTCCGGCTATGAGGCGCACGTGCGTGTCGCACGCTCAGCGATGAAGCGGGGGTCCGGTTTGCGCAGATTGGAGCCTTCGGCTCGCTGCGCATCGCTCCCCCTTCGCTGAAGCAGCGGGCCACCCGACGATTACGCCTCGATGGCGTCCAATCGACTCGACACCCCCACCGGGTCCACCAGAATCAGCGTATCCTGTGCCGCGAGTGTCGCCTCGGGGTCGGGGCTGACGAGGGCGGCTCCGTCGGCGCGCTTGATGGCAACCACCGTCGCCCCGGTCTTACGTCGTACGTTGGTCTGCATGAGGCTCCGGCCGATCAGCGGCGAATCCTCCTGAATCAGGTATTCGTCAATCTCCAGATCGACGCCGCGGCCGGCAAGTTCCACGAAGTCCACCACGGTCGGACGCGTCAGAACGTTGGCTACGCGCAGGGCGCCCGTGACCTGCGGGCAGACGACGTGGGCGGCGCCGGCGCGACGCAACTTGGCCTCGGCGGTGGGGCTTTCGGCGCGGGCGATGATTTGAACCTCCGGCCGGAGCGTGTGGACGGTTAGCGTGACGTACACGTTGTCGGCGTCGCTGGGCAGGGTCAGCACGAGTGAATCGCAGCGCATCAAACCGGCCTTGATGAGCACTTCCTCGTCGGTGGCATCGCCGACGACAAAGCTCACGCCCGCCTCGCGCAGCCCCACCATGAGATCCTCCCGGGATTCGACGACGACCACGCTCACGTCGCGGCGCAGTAGCTCCTGCGTGGCGAGTGAGCCCATCCGGCCGTGGCCGCACATGATGACGTGCCCTTTCAGGCGATCGATGGCGTTCTGCATTCTTCGTTTCTCCCGATGGAGGCGGAGCTCTCCGCTCACCACGATGCTGACCAGCAACGTGAAGGCGTACGAGACGGTACCGATGCCGAAAGCGATGACGATGATGGTCCAGATGCGACCGACCGTATCCAGCGGCCAGACCTCCTCGAAGCCCACGGTGGATACGGTGATCACCGTCATGAACAGTGCGTCGAGAAAGCTGATTTCCCCGTTGAGCAGCCGATAGCCGGCGGCGCCGACCAGGATCACGGCGACGACGGCAAGAACGGCGAGCGTGAGGCGCAGACGCGCGGACATGGCAACGGACATCCAGAACCTGCAATGAACGCGGGTGCATTGTGCGTGGCGCGGCGGGTGCGGGCAAGTGGAGCGCCGCGCGGCGGAATGGCAGCGTGAAGGTGGTTGATCGACCGCCCCCCAGCGCGGGGAGGGCGCGGGAAAAGCAAGGCCCGGCGAAGTCGCCGGGCCTTGCTGTCAACGTAAGTGCAATATCCGTCGACTAATTGACGACCCACGTCTCGCCGTCGTCGAAGAGGTCGTCGATCTTGCCCGCACCCTTGGCGGCCTGGGCGTCCTTGACCTGCTGGACGACGAGATCATCGTAGGCCGGCTTCTCAATGGCGCGGAAGACGCCCATGGGTTCCGGGAATTCGGGATGGCGCATGCGGCTGAGCAGGTAGGCCAGGCTCGGCTCGGGCGCCTTTTCGTCGTGGAACAGGAGATCGTCCTCGGAGATGCCGTCGCCGAGGGTGACGATCTCGGGATCCATGCCGTTGAGGCGGATGCCCTTGTTGCGTTCCTTGCCGAAGATGAGCGGGCGGTTGTGCTCCAGGTAGAGCGTGGTGTCATCCCGCGTATCCTTTCCGGAAGCGTACTCGAAAGCACCATCGTTGAAGATGTTGCAATTCTGGTAGATCTCGACGAAGGCCGTGCCCTTGTGCGCCGCGGCCCGCTCGAGAACGTATTCCAGTTGCTTGATGTTGACGTCAAGCGCCCGGCCGACAAATGTCGCCTCGGCGCCGATGGCCAGCGAAATGGGGTGCATGGGGAAGTCCACCGTCCCCACCGGGGAGGACTTGGTCTTCTTGCCGAACTCGGAGGTGGGCGAATACTGCCCCTTGGTCAGGCCGTAGATGCGGTTGTTGAAAAGGAGAACCTTCACGTCCACGTTGCGGCGGACCAAGTGAATAAAATGGTTGCCGCCGATGCTGAGTCCGTCGCCGTCGCCGGTGACGATCCAGACGTCAAGTTCGGGGTTGGCGAGCTTGATGCCGGTGGCGATGGCGGTGGCGCGGCCGTGGATGCTGTGGAAGCCGTAGGTGTTCATGTAATAGGGAAAACGGCTGGAGCAGCCGATGCCCGAAACGAAAACCGTATTCTCGCGCTTGAGATGAAGGTTGGACATCACCTTCTTGACCTGGGCGAGAATGGAGTAATCGCCGCAACCCGGACACCAGCGGACTTCCTGGTCACTGGCGTAATCCTTGGCAGTCAGTTGAACCAATCCTGAATCCGCACTCATCGAGAATTCCCATCCAAAAGTTCGTGAATCCGGCTCGCGATCTCGTGGATCGTGAACGGCTTACCCTGTACCTTGCTCAAACCAATCGAATCGATCAGGAACTCCGAACGCAGCCGCATGCGGAGCTGGCCGAGGTTCATTTCCGGAATGAGGACGCGCTTGAAGCTGCGCAGCACCTGCTCCGTGTTCTTGGGCATCGGATCGAGGTAGCGCAGGTGGGCACTGGAGACCTTCAGGCCCTGGGACTGGCAACGTTCCACGGCGGACGTAATGGCCCCGTACGTGCTACCCCAGCCGAGCACGAGCAGTTCGCCCTTCGGCTCGCCGAAGACCTCCAGCGGCGGGATCACCGCCTGAATGTTGTCGATCTTCTTGCGGCGCGTGCGGACCATGTGGTCGTGGTTTTCCGGCTCGTAGCAGACCTCGCCGGTGATGTCACGCTTCTCCAGGCCACCCACACGATGCTGAAGTCCCGCCGTACCCGGCAAGGCCCACGGGCGCACGAGACGCGCGTCGCGCTCGTAGGGCTTGAACGCCGTGTCGCCCGTCGACGGACCCGGATGCTTGATGTCGAACTTGGGCAGTTCGCTCAATTCGGGAATCCGCCAAGGCTCGGCGCCGTTGGCAATGTAGCCGTCGGTGAGCACGATGACCGGGGTCATGAAAGAAGTCGCAATGTGGAACGCCTCGATGGCGATGCCGAAGCAATCGGCCGGTGACGCCGCCGCCATCACGCAGACCGGCGATTCGCCGTGGCGCCCGCCGATGGCCATGGTCAGATCGGCCTGCTCCGTCTTGGTGGGCAGCCCGGTGCTGGGACCGCCGCGCTGCACATCGACGATGACCATGGGAAGTTCGGTCATCACCGCGAGCCCGATGGCCTCGCCCTTGAGGGCGACACCGGGGCCACTGGTACCTGTCACCGCGAAGGCGCCGGCGTAGGCGGCGCCGATGACCGAGGCCATCGCCGCGATTTCGTCCTCCGCCTGGAAGGTGCGAACGTCGAAGTTCTTGAAGCGCGCCAGCTCATGCAGGATATCGCTGGCGGGCGTAATCGGATAACTGCCGTAGAAAAGCGACTTCTTTGCAAGCTGCGCGGCCGTGACCAGCCCGATGGCCATCGCCTCGTTCCCGCTCACCTTCCGGTAGCGGCCGGAATCGAGCTTGGCGGGGGCTACGACGTAGCGGACGGAAAACATGTCCGTGGTTTCGCCGAAGTTGTAGCCCGCCTTGAGCGCGCGGGTGTTGGCATCGGCCACGGCGGGCTTGGTGCCGAACTTCTCCTCGATCCAGCGAAGCGTGGGATCGAGGGGACGCCCGTACAGCCAGTAGGTCATACCGAGTGCGAAGAAGTTTCGGCAGCGGCTGATGGCCCGGCCGGTCAAGCCCGTGTCCTTGCAGGCCTCGGTGGTGAGCTTGTCCACCGGAACCTTGAAGAGGCGGTAGCTCTTGAGATCGTCGCCTTCGAGCGGATTCGCGGCGTAGCCGGCCTTGGACAGGTTGGCCTTGGTGAACGAGTCTTCGTTCACGACGAGGACGCCGCCGGGCTCGAGGTCCTTGACGTTGGCCTTGAGCGCCGCGGGGTTCATGGCAATCAGCGCGTTCACGCGGTCACCCGGGGTGTGCAGCTTGTGGGAGCCGAACGCGAGCTGAAAACCGCTGACGCCCGCCAGCGTGCCG includes these proteins:
- a CDS encoding NADH-quinone oxidoreductase subunit I, with the translated sequence MQAQPVRDYFQNIWQTVYTIFVGLRITLRYCFAKTVTLQYPDRAPALAPRFRGIHFFEIEKCIACDLCAKACPVDCIYIEKTGPRKINKETGIAAGGAMTRYAIDYAKCMFCALCVDPCPTECIHMGNLHDLSGYNRESMIVEFTELAKEGLQTPQPLWMRKDNLPDWARERKQQWEQFAFSKDKLAGENERRKQAMLEAMDPEVMGEKKK
- a CDS encoding NADH-quinone oxidoreductase subunit A, with translation MATMNDVILASMEAIGAALPGPSPVMNYGTNVELLIGIVLFTLAGFGIAFGGLMVGKFVRPKRFHPEKATPYECGEPAVGDSWVQFDLRFYTVALIFIVFDVEVALLWPWAVVYREMGGPAFWAFFVFFLLIAIPFLYEWKSGYLDWVRASTGQARRTPLAGRTTKASTE
- the nuoB gene encoding NADH-quinone oxidoreductase subunit NuoB; the protein is MSWIENRFEEGVIVTSIDWAINWGRSNSIWPMTFGLACCAIEMMAVGASRFDLDRFGAGAFRATPRQSDLMIVAGTVTYKMASRLKRLYNQMPDPKYVMAMGACTVGGGPYFKHGYHVVKGVDLVVPVDIYVPGCPPRPEALIEGLMRLQDKIRHQTRAKTDTRRLREAEAVLA
- a CDS encoding potassium channel protein, encoding MSARLRLTLAVLAVVAVILVGAAGYRLLNGEISFLDALFMTVITVSTVGFEEVWPLDTVGRIWTIIVIAFGIGTVSYAFTLLVSIVVSGELRLHREKRRMQNAIDRLKGHVIMCGHGRMGSLATQELLRRDVSVVVVESREDLMVGLREAGVSFVVGDATDEEVLIKAGLMRCDSLVLTLPSDADNVYVTLTVHTLRPEVQIIARAESPTAEAKLRRAGAAHVVCPQVTGALRVANVLTRPTVVDFVELAGRGVDLEIDEYLIQEDSPLIGRSLMQTNVRRKTGATVVAIKRADGAALVSPDPEATLAAQDTLILVDPVGVSSRLDAIEA
- a CDS encoding 2-oxoacid:ferredoxin oxidoreductase subunit beta, giving the protein MSADSGLVQLTAKDYASDQEVRWCPGCGDYSILAQVKKVMSNLHLKRENTVFVSGIGCSSRFPYYMNTYGFHSIHGRATAIATGIKLANPELDVWIVTGDGDGLSIGGNHFIHLVRRNVDVKVLLFNNRIYGLTKGQYSPTSEFGKKTKSSPVGTVDFPMHPISLAIGAEATFVGRALDVNIKQLEYVLERAAAHKGTAFVEIYQNCNIFNDGAFEYASGKDTRDDTTLYLEHNRPLIFGKERNKGIRLNGMDPEIVTLGDGISEDDLLFHDEKAPEPSLAYLLSRMRHPEFPEPMGVFRAIEKPAYDDLVVQQVKDAQAAKGAGKIDDLFDDGETWVVN
- a CDS encoding 2-oxoacid:acceptor oxidoreductase subunit alpha, giving the protein MVVSTQPQEKAPRPVKEVQIEEITVRFCGDSGDGMQLAGTQMTNTSAIFGNDICTFPDFPAEIRAPAGTLAGVSGFQLAFGSHKLHTPGDRVNALIAMNPAALKANVKDLEPGGVLVVNEDSFTKANLSKAGYAANPLEGDDLKSYRLFKVPVDKLTTEACKDTGLTGRAISRCRNFFALGMTYWLYGRPLDPTLRWIEEKFGTKPAVADANTRALKAGYNFGETTDMFSVRYVVAPAKLDSGRYRKVSGNEAMAIGLVTAAQLAKKSLFYGSYPITPASDILHELARFKNFDVRTFQAEDEIAAMASVIGAAYAGAFAVTGTSGPGVALKGEAIGLAVMTELPMVIVDVQRGGPSTGLPTKTEQADLTMAIGGRHGESPVCVMAAASPADCFGIAIEAFHIATSFMTPVIVLTDGYIANGAEPWRIPELSELPKFDIKHPGPSTGDTAFKPYERDARLVRPWALPGTAGLQHRVGGLEKRDITGEVCYEPENHDHMVRTRRKKIDNIQAVIPPLEVFGEPKGELLVLGWGSTYGAITSAVERCQSQGLKVSSAHLRYLDPMPKNTEQVLRSFKRVLIPEMNLGQLRMRLRSEFLIDSIGLSKVQGKPFTIHEIASRIHELLDGNSR